From one Spartobacteria bacterium genomic stretch:
- the brxL gene encoding BREX system Lon protease-like protein BrxL, whose product MNELDQKINTHFSGLVVRKDLVKTVKGNAIVPTYVLEYLLGQYCATNDELSIQTGIATVKEILRKHYVHRNEAGLVRSNIKEMGRYKIIDRVAVDLNDKSDAYEAGFENLGLKKVPIDSGTVKKHQKLLVGGVWCICDMEYEFSEDSNGAPWILASLKPIQLSSFDYDGYIESRKQFSTEEWIDVLLQSIGLNPEVFGRRSKLTQLVRLIPFCERNYNFIELGPKGTGKSHIYSEFSPHGTLVSGGEATLAKLFINNTTGKIGLVGYWDVVAMDEFAGSNKKPDVKLIDTLKNYMANKSFNRGTGPQGAEASMVYIGNTSHNVPYMLKHDSLFMDLPENYRNSSGQAILDRLHWFLPGWEMENLRSEMFSSGYGFVVDYLAEILRSLRSHDYSDQYEEYFTLSTDISTRDRDGINKTFSGLMKILFPHGGATKEEVEELLRFSIEGRKRVKDQLMRIDSTYGAVRFAYIDSTGQSHAVNTLEEEEYPHYYHKTGDQDADPQMDGEGHSSTRAQENGGDNPREQGAPPPLEEKHQAFQENQKGISYDTLLGPYLKGASTVTVTDPYIRLFYQLRNFMEFLETVVKYKAPDDEVAVHLVTVEDGFKGEQQNENFEKMKESAAAVGVQFSWEFDNTGTIHARHIVTDNGWKISLDRGLDIFQHYEMNDAFAFANRLQQYRPCKAFEVTIFRLGDKHHKGR is encoded by the coding sequence ATGAACGAACTTGACCAAAAAATCAACACACACTTTTCTGGGCTGGTTGTCCGAAAGGATCTCGTAAAAACAGTCAAGGGCAATGCCATCGTTCCGACTTATGTGTTGGAGTATTTGCTGGGGCAGTACTGTGCTACCAATGATGAGCTAAGCATTCAGACTGGTATTGCGACGGTGAAGGAAATCCTTCGCAAGCACTATGTGCATCGCAACGAGGCGGGGTTGGTACGCTCCAACATCAAGGAAATGGGGCGCTACAAAATCATAGACAGGGTGGCTGTTGACCTAAATGACAAGTCGGACGCCTATGAAGCTGGTTTTGAGAATTTGGGGCTTAAGAAAGTACCCATTGACTCCGGAACGGTGAAGAAACATCAGAAACTCCTTGTTGGTGGTGTTTGGTGCATCTGTGATATGGAGTATGAGTTTTCTGAGGATAGTAATGGTGCTCCCTGGATATTAGCCTCTTTAAAGCCCATTCAGCTTTCCAGTTTTGATTATGATGGCTACATCGAATCCAGGAAGCAGTTTAGCACGGAAGAATGGATTGATGTCCTCTTACAGAGTATAGGCTTGAACCCTGAGGTTTTTGGCCGTCGTAGTAAACTTACTCAGCTCGTTCGCTTGATCCCGTTTTGTGAACGTAATTATAACTTCATCGAGTTAGGCCCCAAAGGTACGGGGAAATCACACATATACTCAGAGTTCTCCCCGCACGGAACACTGGTTTCGGGAGGTGAGGCCACGCTTGCCAAGCTATTTATCAACAACACTACAGGAAAAATAGGTCTTGTCGGGTATTGGGATGTTGTGGCTATGGATGAGTTTGCGGGAAGCAACAAAAAACCGGATGTTAAGCTGATTGACACCCTGAAGAACTACATGGCCAATAAGTCGTTTAACCGAGGCACTGGACCACAGGGCGCTGAGGCCTCAATGGTCTATATTGGGAATACCTCTCATAATGTGCCATACATGTTGAAGCATGATTCATTGTTTATGGATCTGCCTGAGAATTATCGGAATTCGTCGGGGCAGGCTATTCTTGATCGTCTTCACTGGTTCTTGCCGGGCTGGGAAATGGAAAATCTGCGAAGTGAAATGTTTTCCAGTGGTTACGGCTTTGTTGTGGACTACCTGGCCGAGATATTGCGCTCTTTGCGAAGTCACGATTACTCTGATCAATACGAAGAATATTTCACGCTATCGACAGATATTTCTACGCGAGATCGTGACGGGATTAACAAAACATTTTCTGGCCTGATGAAAATACTTTTTCCGCATGGAGGGGCGACGAAAGAGGAGGTTGAGGAACTGTTGCGCTTCTCCATCGAGGGAAGGAAGCGTGTCAAAGATCAATTGATGCGAATAGACTCAACCTATGGCGCTGTGCGTTTTGCCTATATCGATTCAACCGGTCAGTCTCATGCCGTTAATACACTCGAAGAAGAGGAGTACCCGCACTACTACCACAAGACGGGTGATCAGGACGCTGACCCGCAGATGGATGGCGAAGGGCACAGCTCAACACGTGCGCAAGAAAATGGTGGTGACAATCCGCGTGAACAAGGAGCGCCACCGCCTCTTGAAGAAAAGCATCAGGCGTTTCAGGAAAACCAGAAGGGGATATCTTACGACACACTTCTAGGCCCCTACCTCAAGGGAGCCAGCACGGTCACAGTAACAGATCCATATATACGGTTGTTCTACCAGTTGCGCAATTTTATGGAGTTTCTGGAAACCGTTGTTAAATACAAGGCTCCGGATGATGAAGTGGCAGTTCATCTGGTGACGGTTGAAGACGGGTTTAAGGGCGAACAGCAAAATGAAAACTTTGAGAAAATGAAGGAATCAGCAGCAGCTGTCGGTGTGCAATTCTCCTGGGAGTTCGACAACACAGGTACTATCCATGCCCGCCACATCGTAACCGACAACGGCTGGAAAATATCCCTTGATCGTGGCCTCGACATCTTCCAGCACTATGAAATGAACGATGCCTTTGCCTTTGCCAACCGCCTGCAGCAATACCGTCCGTGCAAGGCGTTCGAAGTCACAATTTTTAGGCTGGGGGATAAACATCATAAGGGTAGATGA